A genomic segment from Labrus bergylta chromosome 3, fLabBer1.1, whole genome shotgun sequence encodes:
- the LOC109986852 gene encoding relaxin-3 receptor 1-like, which yields MTHLHKNRLQLTECGPTADRDTLAWSIPVLFPSSLLCAQLNPSCAHRLLILKMEELLNYSGAMNRSRSGYDKFSFEDIDVSADGAFILRILISVVYSVVCAVGLVGNLLVFFLMRLRQGRKKSSLNFFIINLAVTDFQFVLTLPFWAVDTVLDFSWPFGDAMCKIILSVTVMNMYASVFFLTAMSVTRYWSVSSSLKKKTYRSSRCVKWVCVVLWVAATAATAPTTIFSAVTVVAGEKLCLLRFPEGHDWLALYHIQKILIAFIIPMLIVSVNYLMLLRFVRRRSMDSSNPRRRTRITKSVAIVVLSFFFCWMPNHAITFWGVLVKFNAVNWDKSYYMVHTYVFPVTVCLAHANSCLNPVLYCLMRPEIRKMLSGLVFRVSTPPHNKGCATRSFTQGDTQGVLPLHMSDNGEYKLCNLELNGLSSSNMIPYT from the coding sequence GCATAAAAACAGACTCCAGCTCACTGAGTGTGGACCCACGGCTGACCGAGACACTTTGGCATGGAGCATCCCTGTTCTGTTTCCGTCTAGCCTGCTGTGCGCTCAGTTGAACCCCAGCTGTGCGCACAGGCTCCTCATTTTAAAGATGGAAGAATTACTTAACTACAGCGGAGCGATGAACAGAAGTAGGTCTGGTTATGACAAATTTAGTTTTGAAGACATCGATGTGAGCGCAGACGGCGCCTTCATCCTGAGGATCCTCATCTCCGTGGTTTACTCAGTGGTTTGCGCGGTGGGCTTGGTGGGGAATCTGCTCGTGTTTTTCCTCATGAGGTTACGACAAGGTCGAAAAAAGTCCAGCCTCAACTTCTTTATCATAAACTTGGCAGTGACGGACTTTCAGTTCGTACTCACGCTGCCCTTCTGGGCCGTGGACACCGTGCTGGACTTCAGCTGGCCGTTTGGTGACGCCATGTGCAAAATCATCCTCTCTGTCACCGTGATGAACATGTACGCGAGTGTGTTCTTCCTCACAGCCATGAGTGTGACCCGCTACTGGTCAGTGTCCTCGTccctgaagaagaaaacttacAGGAGCTCACGATGTGTGAAGTGGGTGTGCGTGGTGCTGTGGGTGGCGGCGACAGCAgccacagctccaacaacgatcTTCTCCGCAGTGACTGTGGTGGCCGGGGAGAAACTCTGCCTGCTCAGGTTTCCTGAAGGTCACGATTGGCTTGCGCTCTATCACATCCAGAAAATACTGATAGCCTTCATCATCCCCATGCTCATAGTCTCTGTTAACTACTTGATGCTCCTGCGCTTCGTGAGGCGGAGGAGCATGGACAGCAGCAACCCTAGACGGAGAACAAGAATCACCAAATCTGTTGCTATAGTggttttgtctttcttcttctgctggatGCCAAATCATGCGATCACATTTTGGGGTGTTTTGGTCAAATTTAACGCAGTAAACTGGGATAAATCATATTACATGGTGCACACGTACGTatttcctgtcactgtgtgcCTGGCGCACGCAAACAGCTGCTTGAACCCGGTACTCTACTGCCTGATGAGGCCAGAGATCAGGAAGATGCTCAGTGGGTTGGTGTTCAGAGTCTCCACTCCTCCTCACAATAAGGGCTGCGCCACGCGCTCTTTTACGCAGGGAGACACTCAGGGTGTGCTGCCCCTCCACATGTCTGACAATGGCGAGTACAAGCTGTGCAATTTGGAACTTAATGGCTTATCGAGCTCCAACATGATCCCATACACTTGA